The Symphalangus syndactylus isolate Jambi chromosome 8, NHGRI_mSymSyn1-v2.1_pri, whole genome shotgun sequence genome includes a window with the following:
- the COX8C gene encoding cytochrome c oxidase subunit 8C, mitochondrial — protein MPLLRGRCPACRHYRRLALLDLQPAPRFAHSEPQRQRPLSAAEMAVGLVVFFTTFLTPAAYVLGNLKQFRRN, from the exons ATGCCTCTCCTGCGTGGGCGCTGTCCTGCCTGCCGCCACTACCGCCGCTTGGCCCTGCTCGACTTGCAGCCCGCTCCCCGCTTCGCCCACTCGGAGCCCCAGCGCCAGCGGCCCCTGTCTGCCGCG GAAATGGCTGTTGGACTTGTGGTGTTTTTTACTACCTTCTTAACACCAGCTGCATATGTGCTAGGCAATCTGAAGCAGTTCAGAAGGAATTAG